The Lepeophtheirus salmonis chromosome 6, UVic_Lsal_1.4, whole genome shotgun sequence DNA window CCATGGTATAATTCAATATGAGCTCTACTGGCCTCATTGACTGCCTTGATTCTGGCCTTAAAGCTGTCGAACGTCTTCTTGATATTATCTTCAGGGCAGTTTGTCCGCTCCTTATGATTGGCAGCTTTGAGGTAGTCCGTATCGGGGTGAGGGATCGCATTAGTCTTGCTGTCGATGGCGCTCACTAGAAAAAGGTATGGGAAACTAGCCGGATTTTCTTGCATTGGTCAATTATTTTCTCCTTTATCTTTTTGCTGAGGAGGTGCCTTGTTCTTCAGATTGAGGCCTACATCTTCATGGATAGTCATCCTGATGGTCTTGGTGTTAACACGGAGGTATTTGGTTAGCCTCACCATGCTGGTCATTGGGTAAGCATCTACGTTAGCCTTTAGGATGTTGATGAAGGTCTCATCTCTCTTCTTGTTGTAGCCACCAACTCCAGGAAAACTTTCGGTCCCCAAACCGGCGTTTTTAGCGTGTGGGATACGGTGCACTGTATTGCCATTGACAATCTTAGTAATGTCCCTTTGGTTTACTTAGGTGTCTCGGAGATCGTTTACCTATTGGTGTTTGGCATGTtgatcattcattttttgttgtggAGATGTATAATACACGAAATAAAAGCTCTTGAACAGagattaattcatattaaaaaaaatatttttaagcgGAAGAGTTGTTTGCGTATAAGATTAAaatctgttcattttttaatgccaactctttatatatttcttacttAATTTTGACTAGGAATTTTTGCGAGTTTTCAGTTAAATTTAAAGCAGCTCTAAAGAATGAATcacaatgttatatttattgacgtaaaaaaatgtttttcaaagagTATTACTGGAATCCAGGCTCATATATaaaggaaattactttttcttttgtgGTTAactacaaatatttgaatattatataaaatgaatggcAGAGTTCTAACACTAGCtacagttataaaaaattattctgttttctatatgtttaaataaaacgTCGTTATTATCTTCTACTTAAAGAATGCAGCTCTGTAGAGTTATAAAGTTCTTGATATATGTTCTTATAAGGATCCAGAAAATCCAATAAGACAAATTGAACAAGTTTTTAATCCCTATGGTGTTTTTATACCAAATCTATCAAGAACTTTGCAGGAGTTAATAAGATTTTATGAtagaagttttttatttacatttatagtcTTAAGTAACTGACACATATGATTTACGACTATCATTTCGATATAAGActcataaaaaagattttatattactCAAATCCTTTTTGGCTTTTTGATTTGATGTGacctcaatatatatttatcttactcaattttaagtaacaatatataaatataatgtatagaGATATGATATTGTAGGGACTAAATTGTGTAGGGATTATTCAATCAAATTCAGAAAGGGTTTTATTATATGTCGTAATTGAACTCGAGGtgtaaaaaatctaatatttaattattttatggtgaATATCAAAGCTCAAAGTCTTAGTTATATTTCTTCCTGCATTTATgaaacatataataaatttacatcaaggcatttataccaaatatatctaatttataataaagtgatgttcaattgattaaaaaatatctcttcGACAATATTATTACGATAgctaattaaattgattttttttatataattttaaatcatcaTTATAGGGATAAATCATTTTCGGCTGCCCAAACATTTTCCCTACcccttttctcttttatttaaattaatagtgTAGCTTTTCCACCTTCCCtcttcattattcatttttcccTCTTCTCATAAGTTGACCCTCTTTAAGCGTGCTCTCCCACTCATGTCACACCCTCTCTATATTACCCGCGAGTGACCGGCTTCGTGGACTCTTAATTTACTTTTACTGGTATGataatttgattaatcattCGTCTTTCATAACTCAAAGTGTTGACTTGAATAATTAAGAACACTGACAATGAATAACATTGCAATGTATCCTTCATTAATGGGCTCTCCTATGGGTAACGTGATCTCTCCGTCAGTAAGAcgtaagttataattttttaattattaagtcaaatgtttttaatttttttttaatattacagaCAATATTGGCAAGAACTTTTGCTCACAACTTTACAACTCCCCTGcagaaaataaggaaaatttgaCCTCTAGCACGGATCAAGGAATGCTTCCCTCTCCAGGATTTGCACCCAAtccatattttcttataaataatggCTATGGAATTGGATCTCCTTCACCTTTTTATCCCCAACTATTACAGGCTCCACAACAAAGTCCCCCATTTACGCCGATCCTTAACTCTCCTAACGAAACTTCCGAAGAAGCCAATGGTGAAGGAGCTTTTGATAGATTACAACTTCAAAGGCTTTTAGCTGCCCGAGCCTTGTTAAATCTTAGGAATAACTTCAACTTTGAGAACTCTCAACACAGCGAGAATTTCCTTAACGATGGAGATAAATGTGATGCGCAAAAACCAGCAATTGAGACCAatgatagattaaaaaatacggAGGAGCAAGTGCATAATGATCCGCCTTCACTACAAAGTTACGCCGAATCTGTTGGACAATGTAGTCCTCTTGCACTCTCTATTCAATCCAACTTTGCTTCGATTTCATCACCCAGCTCTACAATTAGAAGTTTATCCCCCTCGTCTTCTAATGATGTTCCAATGACCAATGTAGCAATTCTATCCACAGGAGTGGATATAAACACCAAGCTGGTTGACGCAATCACACCAAAATCTAAAAAGTCTGGCCAGTCTATTTTATGTAAGTCAattgagtttttaattaaaacaattttatcctttattaaaattatttatttatttttatagtgaaaAGCAATGTTCTTGGATTTAACAAATCCCGCCACAGAGCCACTAAGAGAATGACTCCAGACGCAGAAAAGGACAATAAATACTACGAACGCAGAGTTAGAAACAATATATCCGCCAAAAGATCCAGAGATTTACGTAAATGCATTGAAGGGACCAACACCATTAAAGTGACAAAGTATGAAAACGAAAACTCAATTCTGAGggcacaaaaagaaaaatacattgagGAAAAAGAATATCTGTTGAGAATTATTGCTGAGGCTAAACTTAAGAAAAACCAAGTATTTTTACCAGATCTTTCCATTGAGCAGACTCAGGAATCCAATTGTTTTGATAATAAACTGGACATTCCACCTCAATCCGCCTAGAACAAATTTTTCCATTGTTCAGTCCTACGATTTAAGTCAGCATTTGGATTCCTGAACTATTATCTATTTGATACccacaaaattaattaacaaatctCATAATGTTCCTACTTATTAAAGGGGGTCAATGTTGCGCTTATAAGATCTGTTCATATACTTTCGAGAATCATTTACGTGCTAACTGTCTTTCTTTGAGGCCTTCTCTCTGAACAACTTTCATTAAAACttctttctctttaaataaccttttgtaaaaaaaaaatactattcttGTACttctatcctttttttttttccttttgtgaACCCAGTGATGTGTATACAGTTGTAGTTATTAAGCCtttcataatttgtaatattttgtattgatcTGTCGAACTTGtgacaaatttctttaaatttgaaatatatattttatatgcaaaaaaaaaaaaactaatttttttattctgtttgaTTATTACTTTTCGGGGATTTCAATGAGCTAATGCGAacgttaataaaaaaacattggtaACTTAGAGGGACGACATATTGCCCAACCAAAGATCACTTCAAAAACTACATTACTCCTTGATAGCGTATAagtgtttgaattttcaaaatttggtaGGAATAATTATAGttgcaaattattttacataaaactGAGTGCCATACTTAATGTAGTTGTATATTGAATGTCtttcattttctaaagttgTTTCTTTGACTTTTTCGGAGGGATAATCCAAGTAAAAAGTACGTCTGCTCCTGAATGATGC harbors:
- the LOC121120771 gene encoding uncharacterized protein, whose protein sequence is MNNIAMYPSLMGSPMGNVISPSVRHNIGKNFCSQLYNSPAENKENLTSSTDQGMLPSPGFAPNPYFLINNGYGIGSPSPFYPQLLQAPQQSPPFTPILNSPNETSEEANGEGAFDRLQLQRLLAARALLNLRNNFNFENSQHSENFLNDGDKCDAQKPAIETNDRLKNTEEQVHNDPPSLQSYAESVGQCSPLALSIQSNFASISSPSSTIRSLSPSSSNDVPMTNVAILSTGVDINTKLVDAITPKSKKSGQSILLKSNVLGFNKSRHRATKRMTPDAEKDNKYYERRVRNNISAKRSRDLRKCIEGTNTIKVTKYENENSILRAQKEKYIEEKEYLLRIIAEAKLKKNQVFLPDLSIEQTQESNCFDNKLDIPPQSA